The segment TAAAGCCCCTAAGCATCTGCAACCTGATCTAGTTGCATTGGTGCCTAAATTGGTAGAGCATTCAGAGCATCCACTAGCTGCTTATGCACTACTGGAACGACTTCAAAAGCCAGAGGCAGAGCCTGCATTTCGAATACCCGTAAGATAGTCTTTGTTCAAGacttagttttcttttacttcttgTATATGTCAGCTGTCATTAGGACATGCTTTTGGAGAATGGGGGAGTTTCTGAACATTACTACAAATTTTGAATGCATCTTTTTTTTCCCAAATATATGTTTTTTTGTTATAAATTCATTATCTAATCATCAATATGTAAATTAATGATTCTTCTATTTCAGGTATTTGGAGCTCTCAGTCAACTAGAATGCGACAGTGAAGTGTGGGAACGTGTCTTATTTCAATCGTTTGAGCTTTTGACAGATTCAAATGATGAACCTCTGGTTGCGACAATAGATTTCATCTTTAAAGCTGCATTCCAATGTCAACATCTTCCAGAAGCTGTATGATATACTTTCTTGTATCATTTTTTTATTCTGCATATTAACATTCTTCTGTGAAGCATAACTCTTTTTGTTCTCTTCTGTAGGTTAGATCTGTTCGTGTAAGGCTAAAAAGTTTGGGCGCTGAGGTGTCTCCTTGTGTTTTTGATTTTTTAAGTAAACTTGTAAATAGTTGGGGAGATGTTGCTGAGGccatactaagagatattaattGTGATGGTGATTTAGTTGAAAATTGCTCGGCTGTGGCTTCTGGGCTATTCTTGTGTGGTGAAAATGGATCCACTTCTGAAAGACCGCATGCGGTTGATGAGCAGGCTTTTTGTGCTACTCATCATTTTTCTGACATTTATATCCTGATTGAGATGCTATCTATACCTTGCCTAGCTGTTGAAGCTTCTCAGACGTTTGAGAGAGCTGTGAGCGCAGGAGCCATTGTAGCTCAGTCTGTAGCCTTGGTCTTGAAAATGCGTCTTGCTCAGAGGTTGAGTCTTAATTCCAGATATGTTGCTGAAAGCTTTCAGCATGCTGATGCTGTAATTGAAGGAGAAGCCAGTGAGCAGCTTAGAGCCCAACGGGATGATTTCACTTCTGTTTTGAGTCTTGCCGAGACCTTGGCACTTTCTAGAGATCTTCGTGTCAGGGGCTTTGTGAAAATGCTTTATACAATATTATTTAAGTGGTATGTAGATGAGTCCTACAGAATGAGAATGCTAAAAAGACTTGTTGATCGTGCAACCAGTACTACCGAAAGTAGTAGTGAAGTAGACTTAGATTTGGATATTCTGGTTATTTTGGTTTCTGAGGAGCAAGAATTTGTCAGACCTGTTCTAAGCATGATGCGGGAAGTTGCTGAGCTTGCAAATGTTGATCGGGCAGCTCTTTGGCACCAGTTATGTGCTAGTGAAGATGCAATTATCTGCATACGTGAAGAGAGAAAGGTCGAGATGTCAAATATGGTTAAGGAAAAAGCTGCTGTATCCCAGAAATTAAGCGAATCTGAGGCTGCAAATAATCGGCTAAAGGTGTGTCTTAAACTAATGATAATGTTCAGTTCTGGGACTCCTGTTGCATATAATCTTTTCTGGAAATTCTTAAAATTAACACATTTTAAAATTGACAGTCTGAAATGAGGGCTGAGATGGATCGCTTTGCTCGGGAAAAGAAGGAACTTTCTGAACAAATACAGGAGGTTGAGAGTCAACTTCAGTGGCTTCGTTTAGAGAGAGATGATGAAATTGCAAAACTAACTAATGAGAAAAAAGCACTTCAGGATCGTCTTCATGATGCAGAAGCTCAGCTCTCTCAGTTAAAGTCCCGGAAACGAGATGAGTTGAAGGTACTTTTGATGGTTAATATGTTGCCTCTTTGCACTTCTCCTCTTGTTCTGCCTTGGGTTGATGGATATCTTATTGCTTTATCTGACAACTGCTATGTATCTAACAGAGGGTAGTAAAGGAGAAGAATGCTCTTGCTGAAAGATTGGAGAGTGCTGAAGCTGAGCGGAAAAGATTTGATGAAGAACTGAAACGTTATGCCACAGAAAATGTGACTCGAGAAGAAATTCGTCAGTCACTTGAGGATAAAGTTCGTAGATTGACCCAAACAGTGGGGCAAACTGAAGGTGAAAAGCGGGAAAAAGAAGAGCAGGTATCTAGGTGCGAAGCATATATTGATGGCATGGAATCAAAGTTGCAGGCCTGCCAGGTTTTTCTCTCATCAAAGTTTCTCTCCTTTTTGTTTGGTCGTCATCTTTTAATTTGAATTTCTAGGAGGTTTGTAACTATTTAGTGGCAAGAGCTGGATGGTTGGATTTGCCATTATCTATGTTTTGGTTTGAGATGCCTAGTTTGCATATGAATCATCATTTTTCTGGGCTGTCATGGATAGTTGTGAGCTTAGGAAGTCTTATTGAATATATATTTGTCGTTGTGTTTGCAGCAATATATTCACACCTTGGAGGCCTCACTACAAGAAGAAATGTCCCGACATGCCCCTCTCTATGGTGCTGGTCTGGAAGCTCTATCCATGAAAGAGTTGGAAACATTGTCTAGGATTCACGAGGAAGGGCTGAGGCAAATCCATGCCCTCCAACAGCGTAAAGGCAGTCCTGCTGGTGGTCCACTTGCTATCCCACATAATCACGGGTTATACCCTACAACGCAACCACCGCCAATGGCTGTTGGCCTGCCACCATCCTTCATCCCTAACGGTGTAGGGATCCACGGCAATGGGCATGTCAATGGAGCTGTCGGGCCTTGGTTCAACCATGCTTGATTTCTAGGGCTACATGATGTATTTCTGCCCCATAGAGCTGGTTAACATCTCTCATTTCTCCATTTGACGAGATatcctattttttattttatttttctttttttggcaTTTTTGCTGCTAGAACTTTTGGAAGCACATCTCTGGGAAAGAAACAATAAAAAGGGGGGGCGCAAGGCATCCCATTCCCCGTTGAAGGAAAGGGTTGTGGGTAAGCATCTGCTGATTGAATGTCTTCATTTCAAATAGAACTAACAGTTGAAAAATGCCATTTTGCCCTCTatgcttctttttattttttatatttatagaagTTAATCAGAGGCTTAagagaaggttttttttttttttttaataccaTTCTGGAGACTTTTTTATTCACTGTTTCTCTTATTCTTGCGTTTTATTAATTTGATTCCATCAATTTTAGTTGCTGTTGGAGGAATCAGGTGACTGTTGACATGATTAATACTCGACTGGGTTGACGATGACATGTTTAGGGTTTGTTTTACATTGAAACCAGACATTTTGGATCTAAATGCCCCCATTTTTAACCTTCTGAAGGATCCTTTACTGAACTATTcactttttttttgtattttataaatgCTTATTCTATATTTCAACGCCCAAAATAGCTCTGTGACCGACCCAGTTTCCATCTAAAGCCCTTCTCTTATAactgaaaaataaaatacataaatcCATTGTTCAGCcacttataatataatataatataatattgtaTATATAATCCTTGGACTTTTACTTCTCTCAGCGAGGccatataattattaataatttcaaGGATACTTTTAtgattgaaaataataaaaaagtgaAATTGTCCATGGTTTACGAGTGAGATAATTGATGTTAAAAAGTAGCATTACTTTCGCACTACCCAAAATCATTTACATCTTTAATTAACTAACGGTAAGTACGGATTCTGATTCAAAGATATTTGACCATTGAGTAGTTTGTGATTCGATGCTCAAATATAAGTAGTTCGGTATTTGTTGTTTTATGTTTGTTTAATACAATAATACAAATAAGATTTTAAGAACAAATTGAGTACAAACAAAGTTTCTTTTGTTTATTTATATTATGTTTAGTAAATCGTTTAAGGttcctttattttttttgttatataattattttaataactttttatgtgcttattttatttataatataaaatttaataattatacttgattattttatatttaaagaataaaatatatttttgtttactgTTTATTTGTTTAATATTCATGAGttcaattatatatttattaacatGTGTTCATAAATATGTTCCTAAATAAGttcatttaatttaaaactaacattaaaacatataaatttaaaattttaaaccaacaCTAATTTAACAATAACCACTTCAAAATGGATAAATATGACTTTCTTTTCATTAATTCAAGATCCTTCacaagtaaataaaaaaaattgtcgGTCTTTATCTTTCTTTCATGTATAGTTTCTtcttatcaatttaataataataaacttgtatataatttatatattaaaaatgcATAAATACAACTTAACCTCCTTTGCGTATGACATacacatatataaaatataaatttgacgaacaaaaatattaacttttaaaaaaagTAAGTTGGAAGAAAACTAATACATGTGGATAATCTATGACTAGTACTACGTAATGTGAAATGAATTAAGATCTATTACTATTGGGTCTTGCATTAATTCTCCTAACCCATATTGAGTGTAATATCATGTGGAACACATCAAATCTCTTAGGAGGTCGGTTTAACATAAAATGTCGGCGCACAACTATCACACCCTCTTGAAGTTTCCGATATTTTTCTTCTGGAATTGCTGATAAAATTTCTTTCAATCTAGGAATCTTCGTTGTTTCCACCTGTACTGAGAAAGCCTCCCACTGTAATACATCACTGAAAGGTAAAACATAGTTATCTGACAAAATAACCGGCACGCATCCAGAGTATATGGCCTCGACAATCCTTGGACTGGCAACTTCATACCCACTTGGGCATAGGCAAAATTTTGATTCGAGCATGTAAGAGTAATAGTCTTTGTTTTTTGGGAGGTATTCATAGACCTGCATGTCATTGTCTCGGCCTTTCCAGTGTTGGAGGAGATATGGTCGGATTGGACCGTGAAGTCCGCCGGCGAAGAAAGCAAAATACGGTCGAGAAGTATTGGGCGGAGGTGGGTGGATGAGTTTGTGGGATAAGTAGCCACCGATGAGGCTGATTTCTGGAAGGCTTACATCTTTTTGTGGATTGAAGCCTTCGGAGATGTTGGCATTGCACAGCACGCGAATTGAATTGTTGTAGAGGAGTGAGTTGCCTTGTGATGCATGGGGCCCCTGCAAAAAGAAGCATGAGATGAGAGTTTTTTAATTATGGCGTATTTACTGATATTACAGATGTTTGGCCAGTTATATAAATGCTTCTAATTTAATTTCccgaaattaaaaaaagaaaaaaagaaaaagagaaaaacggGGAAAGAGAAATTCACCCAATCATGACAAGCAAGCATGAAGTGATCAGCGCCATGAGTTCGATTCCAAAATGGATACTTGATGGATATCACTTTCACATAATCAGAAACAAAGTGCTTAAGAGGAGTAATGTCGAAACTCAGTGGCGTATAAATGTACTTGACCATCCAGGCGACACTGAAGGGCATGAAGTAAACGTGAGCGCGTTGAGGATCATTTGTCCTAAACCTCTTAGCTCCATGCTCCATCTCGTGTATGAATCTACCTTCTATCGTGTATAAATTTTTGCATGGTCCGTCGTGGACTATTGGCAGCTCTCCCTCACTGTACACGTAGACTTTGAATCTCCTCTCCATCTCTACGTAACTCCTGTATGAATTATTTGACATAATAAATTGGAATCATCTAAAATTTATTATTGTCATGATTTGGACACTCAGTCCATGATTAATTAGAAATAGTATATGAATACAAGCAAATTCATTATTAGAGATGTTGCATAATGACATAGGACATGCATGATGAAATGTCAAAAAATTGAGATCTTGATCTTTATGAGTATATATACTCGAAAATGCGTAAAAGacttttttctccttttttttttctgttaaaACTCAAATTCCTCGACCTTAAATTTATGTTTAAGATTAATTAAAGAGACTTTGAGGCCTCTTCTCTTGTCATATTCGCACCAACTTTACCATCAATAACGACAGCACAGGTCTTTACTACTGCCGTATATATTATATTGTCACATGTGGAGTAATAATTTATCAAGCAAATTGGAAATTTTTGTTTCTTGGACAACTGTCTGAAGCACGCTATATCTCTAACCTGCTCCAAAGCCATTGATCATTATTATCTTGCATATCACATAACCCGCCAACACACACATGCATATAGTTATATAATATGTAGATATAAAATATAGAAATagattacattaatatatataaatagatagattgaataaaagaaaaaaaatcaatttatgtttttaatatttttaaaatatatgatataatataaattttttatgtattttcaAATTGAGGACAGCAATTACTTTCCATATGTGTAAAAGCAATAGCGCAGCTTTTTCAGTAGCTAGCTATGATAATACGGTATCGAGTGTGGTGGAAAAGAGAAATGAGTGCGGTGGCGAGTGCGCAAGTCttcatttcattttaatttccCCGCCCTGGCTTCAGTCAGAAGAAAACAAGTTCTCAATTCATCAACTCTCTTTCCATTATACAAAATATAAAGGTAGCCAAATATAtctataattaatttactttACCTTGGAAGCAAAGAAGTTTCGAAACCTCTTTTTAGTAACCATATTAACTAAGAAGCATAGCCTAAGTTAATTAATTcctccattttttatttttcttaaaagaaaagaagaaattaatCAATTCTTACTGATAAAATGTGCTTGGATTACGATAGACATCTCCAACGGGAACGTCATTGTCGTTCATGAAAAAAGCCGTCCTGACGATCCGAGCTATTGCCGCCGAGCGAATTGAAGCTCGAGCTCTAGCTAGTCCTTGTTCTAACACTTGTTCTTTGCTTAGTTTCTTCGTTTCTTTCTGTAATAAAACGATtaacatataattaataatatttcattAACAATTTATGATAAAAAAAGAAAATCGGAACAAAATTGAAGTGAGAGATGGAAGCAAATATTAGGATCTCGCTTTAAGATCTTAATTTCCAACATTTATCATCAAGATTCAAAGTTTTAAGTAACGGCTTTATTTCTCGAtctctgtgtgtgtgtgtgtgagagagagagagagagagagagagagagagagactaTAAGAGTGGTGTTTCGGTTGAGGTGCTGATGATCATCAGTTGATCCGCTGGTACTAACGGCTCTGATTTGATCAGAAGTAGAAACTATCAGTCTCTGCAACTCAAATTTTGGTCCAGGTGATTCAAGAGTTGGATTAGATAAATTCATGAAGGGATTGAAGTGATCATAGTTAAGGAAAACCACAGGGATCGTGAAAACACATAAGCATAGCAAAATGAAAGCGGACACTGAATATCTATAGT is part of the Gossypium arboreum isolate Shixiya-1 chromosome 5, ASM2569848v2, whole genome shotgun sequence genome and harbors:
- the LOC108472857 gene encoding probable glycosyltransferase At5g25310 codes for the protein MESYYRYSVSAFILLCLCVFTIPVVFLNYDHFNPFMNLSNPTLESPGPKFELQRLIVSTSDQIRAVSTSGSTDDHQHLNRNTTLIKETKKLSKEQVLEQGLARARASIRSAAIARIVRTAFFMNDNDVPVGDVYRNPSTFYQSYVEMERRFKVYVYSEGELPIVHDGPCKNLYTIEGRFIHEMEHGAKRFRTNDPQRAHVYFMPFSVAWMVKYIYTPLSFDITPLKHFVSDYVKVISIKYPFWNRTHGADHFMLACHDWGPHASQGNSLLYNNSIRVLCNANISEGFNPQKDVSLPEISLIGGYLSHKLIHPPPPNTSRPYFAFFAGGLHGPIRPYLLQHWKGRDNDMQVYEYLPKNKDYYSYMLESKFCLCPSGYEVASPRIVEAIYSGCVPVILSDNYVLPFSDVLQWEAFSVQVETTKIPRLKEILSAIPEEKYRKLQEGVIVVRRHFMLNRPPKRFDVFHMILHSIWVRRINARPNSNRS